Genomic window (Streptomyces sp. NBC_00078):
CGGCGATCGCGCGGTCCAGCGCCAGATACAGGAACCACACGCCTGCGCCTGCCCTGCGCAACTCGTCCCGGTACTCGTGCTTGAGGGCCGAGCACGCCACCACCCCGCCCCGTCCGGAGTCGCTCGCCTCGCGGATCCATGCGGCGACGGACCGCAGCCACGGGCGGCGATCCTCGTCGTCGAGCGGGCGACCCGCGGCCATCTTGGCGCGGTTCGCGGCCGGGTGGACGTCGTCCGCCTCCAGGAAGGGCACCATGAGCCGCTCCGCGAGCAGCAGTCCCACGGTGGACTTGCCCGATCCCGAGACACCCATGACCACCACGACCGAGGGTGCCGGGATCACAGGACGGCAATCGGATTGACCGGCGACCCAGTGGCGTCCGGCAGTCTCAGCGGGGCGATCACGCAGAGGAAGGACCAGCGTCCCTCCGCCTCGCAGACCGGTGCCAGGTCCTCGAACTGCAGGTAGTCCAGCAGGTGCAGGCCCATGGCGTGGACCGCCAGGACATGCACGGGAAAGTCGACGCCCTCGGTGGAACTCGGGGCCGTGTCGTTGTTACCGTCGCCGCCGAGCACGGCGACCCGCCGGGCGGCGAGGAACTCCAGTGCCGACGGGTGGAGTCCGGCGCGCTCAAGCGTCGCGTGCCACGGCCCGAGTTCGGCGCGGCGCCGGCGGTGGCCGACCCGCACGAAGAGGAGGTCACCCTCTTTCACGCGCACGTGCTGCGCGGTCTCGGCCGCGGCGAGGTCGCCGGCCGTCACGTGATCACCCGGTTCGAGCCAGGGCACGCCGCGCAGTCGCGGAATGTCCAACAGCACGCCGCGTCCCACGATCCCGTCGCGCGCCACCTCGAGAGAGAGCGCCGTGGCCCCGTCCGCCGTGACGCTGCTCGCGGACACGCCGCCGTGCAGGGTGCCGTCGTAGATCACGTGGCAGAGGGCGTCGAGGTGACTGTCGGCGTCGCCGTGCACGTTCATCGCGAAGCTGTCCCTCGCGAAGTGCAGTCCGTCGGAGACGTCTTCGCCTGTCTGAGGGCTCATCCGGTGCTTCGCGGGCTCCGGATTGTCCGGGCCGGGCAGCGTCTCCACTGGCGCGGCGAGCGTCATCGTCCGGCCGGTCCGCACCTCCCGGGTGGCGGCCACCACCCGGGCAGGAGTCAGGGCCTCCAGAGCGCCACGGTCCCCCGAGGCCCAGGCGGCGCGCGAGAGCAGGCGCCGGTACAGCCCGGTGAACTCGTCCTCGGTCAGCCGTGGGGATGCTGCCGGACGGGCACGGGTGACCATGGGTCAGCGCCCGTTCTCCGCGTCTAGCATCTGGTCGAGGGTGGTGGCCGCCATGACGAGCGACAGATGGGTGAACGCCTGGGGGAAGTTGCCCAGTTGCTCTCCGCTGGGACCGACCTCCTCGGCGAAGAGCCCGACGTGGTTGGCGTAGGTCTGCATCTTCTCGAACGTGTAGCGGGCCTGGGGCAGTCGTCCCGCCCGCGCGAGTGCGTCGACGTAGAGGAAGGTGCACAGACTGAACGTGCCCTCCGAGCCGCGCAGCCCGTCCGGCGATGCCGCCGGGTCGTAGCGGTAGACGAGGCTGTCGGAGACGAGCTTGCGGTCCATCGCGTCGAGCGTGGAAAGCCAGGCAGGGTCCTTGGGGGCGATGAAGCCGACCCTCGGCATGAGCAGAAGGGAAGCGTCCAGGACGTCGCCGCCGTAGTGCTGGATGAAGGCGCCCTCGTTCTCGCTCCAGCCGCGTTCCATGATCTGTTCGAAGATGGCGTCCCGGGCTGTGCGCCACCTCTCCAGGTCGGCGGGCCTGCGGAAGCGCTCGGCGAGGCTCATCGCGTGGTCGAAGGCGACCCAGGACATCATCCGGCTGTAGGTGAAGTCCTGGCGGCCGCCGCGGGTCTCCCAGATGCCCTCGTCCGGCCGGTCCCAGGCGTCGGCGAGCCAGTCCAGCGTCCTGGCCAGTGTCTTCCACCCCCGGTAGGTGGCCTGCTGCGCGATCCCGAGGCCCTGGGACAACGCATAGACGGCTTCGCCGTAGATGTCCAGCTGGAGCTGGTCGGCGGCGCCGTTGCCGATCCGGACGGGGGCGGAACCGCGGTAGCCCTCGAAGTGGTCGAGTGTCACCTCCGGCAGGTCGGGGCTGCCGTCGACCCGGTACATCGTCTGGAGCGGCTCTTCCTCCTTGCCCTCGCGCTCATGCAGCCTCTCCACGAGCCAGTGCACGAACCCGGTGGCCTCCTCGACGAAGCCGAGATCCAGCATGACCCGCACGGACAGTGCGCTGTCACGTACCCAGGTGAACCGGTAGTCCCAGTTGCGCTCTCCGCCGACCTGCTCGGGAAGACCCATGGTGGCCGCCGCGACGAGGGCGCCGGTGGGGGCGTAGGTGAGGAGCTTGAGGGTGATCGCCGAGCGGTGCACCAGCTCGGGCCAGCGGCCCCGGTAGCGGGACTGGCGCAGCCAGTGCTGCCAGAACTCGGTGACTTCCTGGACCTGTGCGTTGAGCCCGTCGACGGTGGGGGGTGCGGGCGCCTCGCCACCGGACGCGCACACGGTGAACACGACGCCGCCGACCTCGCCGGCGTTGAGCGTCGCCCTGCCGCGTACGTCCTGGCCGTCCCGCTCCAGCGGGAAGGAGGTCCGCAGGTGCGCGTCCATCACGGGGGACCGGAACAGGCCGCTGTTCTCGCCCTCGCCGAGCTCCAGCCGGTGCTCGGCCCGGCCGTAGTCGAAGCGCGGTCGGCACTCGAGCGTGAAGTCGACGGTCCCCCGCACGGCACGCATGACGCGTATGAGGGTGTGACGGTCGGTGGCGGTGCGGGTCCGGTCCGGAGGCATGAAGTCGACCACCTCGCCCACCCCGTCCGGTGACATGAACCGGGTCACCAGAATGGCCGTGTCGGGGTAATAGAGCTGCTTGCACGTCAGGTCGGGGTGTTCGGCGGCCAGCCGCATGTACCCGCCGCCGTCGTGGTCGAGCAGGGCGGCGAAGACGCTGGGCGAGTCGAACCGCGGAGCGGCGAACCAGTCCACGACACCCTGCGACGAGACGAGCGCGGCGGTCTGCAGGTCGCCCACCAGGCCGTGTTCGGCGATGGGAGGGTAGCGGTCCATGGATGCTCCGAACTCTCGGAAGGAGCCCCCTGCGCCCACTATCGGCCACTTGGGTGGTTCTTGCGCGTTGGAAGCGACGCAAGTGACCCGGGGTGCTGGAGCGGAGCAGCTCACCCGGCTTGCCGACCCCGACCCACCGGGCGTTACTTGCTGGAGCCGGTCTGTCACAGATGGGAGAGCTCCTGCATCCCGGGCACCGTAGCGCCTCGGTGGTCCGTCGGAGGGCGATGGAGGTGGTGCATGGAGATGATCCACGTCCGGCTGGTGAGCCCCACCGATCTCACCCCCCGGGCGGTCGGGCTGCTGACCGACGACCGCTATGTCTTCAACCTGGTCATCCTCACCGAACTGGCGCACAACCCCGACGGCGACGCGATCGAGTGCGACATCCTGGCGGGCGCGGCCAACGCCGTGCTGCGCGGTCTGCGCGAGCTGGAACTCGACCGCCGCGGATCCATCGTCATCGAACCGGTCGAGATGGCCTTCTCCGGTTCAGCGGCCGAAGCCGAGCAGCGGCAGCTCGGGGCGCTCGCGCACGCGCCGGTCTGGGAGGAGGTCGAGGCGCGGATTCGCGCCGAGGGCACCTATCTGCCGAGCTTCTACGTCTACCTGGTCATTGCAGGCGTCATCGGGGCGGTGGGAATCATCACCAACTCCCAGATCCTGATCGTCGCGGCGATGGTCGTAGGACCGGAGTACGGCGCCATCACCAGCGTGGCGCTGGGCATCGACCGCGGCAACGGCACCAGGATCCGCCAGGGCCTGTTCGCCCTGACCGTGGGATTCCTGCTGGCCATCCTCGTGACGTTCCTGTTCTCGTGGGCGGTCCGGGGCCTCGACTTTCAACCCAAGGCATTCGAGCTGGGCTTCAGGCCCGTCTCCACGCTGATCGACGCCCCCAGCGCCTTCTCCGTCGTCGTCGCGGTGCTGGCCGGCATCGTCGGGATCATGTCCCTGACCCAGGCCAGGACGAGCGCGCTGCTCGGCGTCTTCATCTCGGTCACCACCATCCCGGCCGCCGCCGACATCGGCGTCTCCTGCGCGTTCTCCAGCTGGAGCGAGGCGCGCGGATCTCTGGGCCAACTCCTGCTCAACGTCGTGCTGCTTATCGTGGTGGGCGTGCTGATGATCAGATTCCAACGGGCTGTCTGGCGGCGCATCGGCCGGCGCAGCGGGAGCTTTGGCACCGGGTGACGCCGCCGTCCCCCGTCCGGCAGACAGCAACAGGGCCCGTGCGCCGACCCTCCCCCGCTCCTGCCAGTGGCCCCAGCGGGCGAACCTGCCCGGCGATCGCGCCGACAGGAACGTGTCGTGCTTGACCGGGTCCATGACAGGCCGCACGCTCCCGACGGAAGGGCCGGCACCACAGGCCACCACTACGCCGGCGTCCGAGGACGCCGGCCGGGCGGATCGAGGAGGCCACGCGTGCAGGAGAGCGGCACCGGACGGCAACTGACCCTCCGTCACGGCACACACAGGGCCGTCGTCGTCGAGCTGGGCGCGGCCCTTCGGTCGTACGCGGTCGGTGAGCGCACGGTGATCGACGGATTCGGCGAACAGGACCCGATCACCGGCGGGCGTGGCCAGATCCTGGTGCCGTGGCCGAACCGGATCCGCGACGGCCGCTACCCCTGGGACGGGCAGGAGCAGCAGCTGCCGCTCACCGAGCCGGACGGCGGCAACGCCATCCATGGGCTGCTCCGGTGGGTCGCGTGGCGGGTCGTGGAGGCGAGCGACAGCCGCGCCGTCCTGGAGGTTCCGCTGTGGCCGCAGCCGGGCTACCCCTTCCACCTCCACGTCCGCGCCGAGTACTCCCTGGGCGAGAGCGGGCTGGAAGTCGCCGTCATCGCGCGCAACCTCGACACGAGGGCCGCACCCTATGGCTTCGGCCAGCATCCCTACGTCACCGCGGGCACCGCGGTCGTCGACCAGGCGGTGCTGACCGTTCCCGCACGCACGTGGCTGCGCACGGATGAGCGCGGCCTTCCGGTCGCCGCCGAGCCGGTCGCCGGGAGTGAGTACGACCTGCGGACGCCACGAACCGTCGGTGCGCTCCGGCTGGACACCCCCTTCGGCGACCTCGACCAGGACGCGGACGGCCGGGCCGCGGTGCGGCTGGCCCACCCGTCCGGTGCGTTCGGCACGGACGTGTGGCTCGGTGAAGGCGCCGACTACGTACAGCTCTACACCGGCGACACCCTCCCGCCGGACGAGCGCCGTCGCGCGGTCGCCGTCGAGCCGATGACCTGCCCGCCGGACGCCTTCCGCAGCGGCACCGGGCTCATCAGCCTCGGCCCCGGCGAGCGGCACACCGTCCGCTGGGGGATCACTCCATGGGGGGAGTGACCACGCCGCCACGGCGTCCGACAGTCCCGCGGCACCCGGCGGAGGTCTGACCCGGCCAGGCCGCGCAGCCGGCCGGCAAGAGCACCCACTCGTCCACCACCCCGCATCGAAAGGGCCGCATGTGACGACGAACCAGGTGCTCATCGGCGTGGGCGTGATCCTGGTCCTGGCCGTCGGATCGCAGATCCTGGCCGGCCGCCTGCACATCCCCGCCCTCATCGTCCTGCTGCCGGTCGGCTTCGCCGCGGGCGCGCTGATCGACGACGTCGCCCCCGAGCAGCTACTGGGCACTGCGTTCTCACCGCTGGTGTCGCTGGCCGTCGCCGTGATCCTCTACGACGCCGGCCTCGGGTTGGAGCTGGCGAGGCTCAAGGGCCACACCCGCCGCGTCGTCGTCCGGCTGATCTGGATCGGTGTCCCGATCACCGGACTGCTCGGCACGCTCCTCGCTGCGCCGCTGCTGGGGATGTCCGCACGGGCAGCCGTCATGATCGGCGCGATCCTCGTGGTCTCAGGGCCGACGGTCGTCGGACCGCTGCTCAGCTTCGTGCGACCGAAGGACCGCCTACAGCACATCCTGATCTGGGAAGGCTCCCTCATCGACCCCGTCGGCGGCGTCCTGGGAGCATTGGTCTTCCACGCGGTCGTGGCCGGCTCGCGCCACCACCTCGGCAGTGGGATGGAGCGTTTCCTCGCCAGCATGGCCGTCGGAGCGGCCGGCGGAGCGGTCGGGGCGGCTCTGCTGTGGATGCTGTTCCGGGTGCTGCGGCTCGGCGAGGTCCTCGGCACCACGGCGCAGCTTGCCGCGGTGATCGGTGTCGCGGCGTTCTGCGATGTCCTGCGCGACGACACGGGACTCATCGCCGCCGTGGTGATGGGCCTGGCCGTCGCCAACCTCCCCGGCATGGACGTACCCGCGCGTCGGCCCTTCTTCGAGACCCTGGTCAGCCTGATCCTCGGCCTGCTCTTCATCTCGATCTCGGCCACCGTCACCCCGCACTCGCTGCGCCACGTGTGGCTGCCCGCGCTCGGGCTCGCCGCCTTCCTGGTCCTGGTCGTCAGGCCGCTGGTCGCGGTCGTGTCCACCCTCGGCACCGAACTGACACGCAGCGAGCGCGGTTTCATCGGCTGGATGGCGCCGCGTGGCATCGTCGCGGCCGCCACGGCTTCGACGTTCTCCGCCGACCTGGTGGCCCAGGGGATCGGCGGCGCTTCGAAGATCCTTCCGGCCACGTTCGTGGTCATCGTCGCGACCGTGACGCTCTACGGCCTGACCGCCTCTCCCGTCGCCCGGCGCCTGGGCGTGGTGCGCCCGTCCCGCTCGCGGCCCCTGCTCGTCGGCGGCGCCCCCTGGGTGGTCGACCTGGGCATGGCCCTGAATGCGGCAGGGCTGGAGGTGCTGATGTGGGCAGGTGAGGATGAGCAACGCGAAAGTATCCGGCAGGCCGGGATCGAGCTTGCACCGGGTGAGCTGCTGGGCGCCGCCACGGGTGGGGCCGCGGAGCTGGAGGGCATCACGGCCGTGTACTTCCTCACCGCCCAGGACGACTTCAACGCACTCGCGGCGGTGCTTTTGCGAGGCGGCGTGGAGGGCCCGGTCCACCGTCTCAACGCACCGGCCGACAGCCACGGCGTAGTGGCGCCCTTCATCGGCGGCGAGGTTCTGTTCGGCCCGGACCTGACCTGGCCGACGTTCTCCCGCAGGTACGAAGACGGGGCAGCCGTTGTGGGGCAGCCCGCCGACGACGCCCTACGACCAGGCAGCGATCTGCTGTTCCTCGTGCGCCGGGACGGCCGCCTCGATCCGGTCACGGAAGGCAGCACACCACTGCCCCGGCCAGGGGACACGGCCGTCCTGCTGACCCCCGGCGCGCGGGGAACCGACAGCCCGCCGGAGTAGGCCGGCGTCGGCTGGTGCCCGTCCGAAGCTCCGCCCCAAGTACCTGGGCGCCGAGCCTCTGCGCGTGGGAAGGGGAATCCGCTGCGGGCGGGTTCGTGCGCCCGGCCCCACTGACAGGCGATCCTCGGCTCGGACATGCCCTGATGCCGAATCGGGCACCAGCCACCATGATCGGTCTTGAGGGTGAGCGCGTGGGCGAGAGCAGAGTCCGCGCTGTGCCCTGATCGTTCCCTGGAGTAGTCACCACCCCAGGGCGATCACGGATCAGTGTCATTGGCCGGGAGGGTAGCGATGCCGCGGAGAACAGCCGCTGTTCCACGCCCAGCGGGGCGCGTCGCTCTCAAGGAGCGGATGGCCCGGTGGCAGGGATGCTCGTCGCCGTGTTCCTCGGCATCTCCGTGCAGAGTACGAACCGTGCGACGAGCGGCCCGGCCCCGTGCGGGTTCCGGAGGAGCGCTCCGTCCGCCGGATCCTGGAACTCGTGCCGATCCCTTTCGGCCCAGTGAGTCCTCGTTCCGGTTCCACCGGGGCGCCGCGACGATCACGGCTGGCTGCCGCAGCTCCGGAATCATGGCTCAATCCTGCTGTGATGCATGCAGGTCGGAGGTCTCGGCGTGACCTCTCAGAGCCGTCAGGTCGAGCCTGAGGGAAAGCCCGCTGTGGCCGCCACGGACCCGCTCTCACTCGTCCGTAGCCGCGGTTACGTGGTTCTCCTCCTGATCGCGGCGGTTATCGGCGTCCCGATCTCGGCGACGGCTTTCGGCTTTCTCGCACTCGTCAACAAGCTCCAGTCGCTCACCTACACGGACCTGCCCAAGGCCTTGGGGTTCCATGGCACGCCCAACTGGTGGCCCGTGCCGCTGCTGGCCGTGGCCGGGCTCCTCGTCGGCCCGATCGTCCGTTACCTTCCCGGCAACGGTGGACACGAGCCGGCCCGCGGGTTCGTGGCCTCGGGGCCGACCCCGGCAGTCAATCTGCCCGGCGTGGCGCTCGCCGCGCTGGCCTCACTCGGCCTCGGGGCTGTCATCGGACCGGAGGCCCCGCTCATCGCCCTGGGCAGCGGCCTCGCCGTGGGCGGGCTGCGACTGACGCGGAAGTCGTTCCCGAAACAGGCGACCGCCGTCGTGGGAGCCTCCGGCAGTTTCGCCGCGATCAGCACCCTGCTCGGCTCACCGCTGCTCGGAGCGTTCCTGCTCATGGAGATGTCCGGCTTGGGCGGACCGATGCTCGGCGTTGTCCTGGTGCCCGGATTGCTCGCCTCCGGCATTGGTGCGCTCATCTTCACCGGCCTGGGCTCATGGACAGGTCTGGGCACCTACTCGCTGACCCTGCCGAACGTCCCCCATGCCGCGACGCCGGACGCCGCCGGGTTCGGCTGGGCACTCCTGATCGGGGTAGCGGCGGCTCTGCTCGGCGTCGGGATTCGGTGGCTCGCCCTCCGCCTGCTGAAACTGGTCGAACCGCGACGGCTGACGGCCACCGTGCTCGCGGGCGTCGTCGTCGGTGTGATCGCCCTGCTCTACGCGGAGTGGACCAGCCACCCGGCATCGGGAGTCCTGTACTCGGGACAGAGCGGCCTCGGTCCCCTTCTCTCTACGAACGCGCAGTATTCGGCAGGCGCCCTTGTGGTGCTCGTCGCCTGCAAGGCGGTGGCGTACAGCGTGTCCATGGCAGCATTCCGTGGTGGCCCGGTGTTCCCCGCCGTGTTCGTGGGCGCAGCCGGAGGCATCGCACTCTCCCACCTGCCCGGTCTCGGCGTGACCGCTGGGCTCGCGATGGGCGTGGGCGCGATGTCGGCGGCCATGCTCAAAATGC
Coding sequences:
- a CDS encoding gluconokinase, with the protein product MPAPSVVVVMGVSGSGKSTVGLLLAERLMVPFLEADDVHPAANRAKMAAGRPLDDEDRRPWLRSVAAWIREASDSGRGGVVACSALKHEYRDELRRAGAGVWFLYLALDRAIADQRVTGRVGHFMPARLVDSQYAALEPLRPDEPGLAVDARSAPQTLVDQAVRAVRAVK
- a CDS encoding cyclase family protein, which gives rise to MVTRARPAASPRLTEDEFTGLYRRLLSRAAWASGDRGALEALTPARVVAATREVRTGRTMTLAAPVETLPGPDNPEPAKHRMSPQTGEDVSDGLHFARDSFAMNVHGDADSHLDALCHVIYDGTLHGGVSASSVTADGATALSLEVARDGIVGRGVLLDIPRLRGVPWLEPGDHVTAGDLAAAETAQHVRVKEGDLLFVRVGHRRRRAELGPWHATLERAGLHPSALEFLAARRVAVLGGDGNNDTAPSSTEGVDFPVHVLAVHAMGLHLLDYLQFEDLAPVCEAEGRWSFLCVIAPLRLPDATGSPVNPIAVL
- a CDS encoding glycoside hydrolase family 15 protein; its protein translation is MDRYPPIAEHGLVGDLQTAALVSSQGVVDWFAAPRFDSPSVFAALLDHDGGGYMRLAAEHPDLTCKQLYYPDTAILVTRFMSPDGVGEVVDFMPPDRTRTATDRHTLIRVMRAVRGTVDFTLECRPRFDYGRAEHRLELGEGENSGLFRSPVMDAHLRTSFPLERDGQDVRGRATLNAGEVGGVVFTVCASGGEAPAPPTVDGLNAQVQEVTEFWQHWLRQSRYRGRWPELVHRSAITLKLLTYAPTGALVAAATMGLPEQVGGERNWDYRFTWVRDSALSVRVMLDLGFVEEATGFVHWLVERLHEREGKEEEPLQTMYRVDGSPDLPEVTLDHFEGYRGSAPVRIGNGAADQLQLDIYGEAVYALSQGLGIAQQATYRGWKTLARTLDWLADAWDRPDEGIWETRGGRQDFTYSRMMSWVAFDHAMSLAERFRRPADLERWRTARDAIFEQIMERGWSENEGAFIQHYGGDVLDASLLLMPRVGFIAPKDPAWLSTLDAMDRKLVSDSLVYRYDPAASPDGLRGSEGTFSLCTFLYVDALARAGRLPQARYTFEKMQTYANHVGLFAEEVGPSGEQLGNFPQAFTHLSLVMAATTLDQMLDAENGR
- a CDS encoding DUF389 domain-containing protein; protein product: MEMIHVRLVSPTDLTPRAVGLLTDDRYVFNLVILTELAHNPDGDAIECDILAGAANAVLRGLRELELDRRGSIVIEPVEMAFSGSAAEAEQRQLGALAHAPVWEEVEARIRAEGTYLPSFYVYLVIAGVIGAVGIITNSQILIVAAMVVGPEYGAITSVALGIDRGNGTRIRQGLFALTVGFLLAILVTFLFSWAVRGLDFQPKAFELGFRPVSTLIDAPSAFSVVVAVLAGIVGIMSLTQARTSALLGVFISVTTIPAAADIGVSCAFSSWSEARGSLGQLLLNVVLLIVVGVLMIRFQRAVWRRIGRRSGSFGTG
- a CDS encoding aldose 1-epimerase family protein — its product is MQESGTGRQLTLRHGTHRAVVVELGAALRSYAVGERTVIDGFGEQDPITGGRGQILVPWPNRIRDGRYPWDGQEQQLPLTEPDGGNAIHGLLRWVAWRVVEASDSRAVLEVPLWPQPGYPFHLHVRAEYSLGESGLEVAVIARNLDTRAAPYGFGQHPYVTAGTAVVDQAVLTVPARTWLRTDERGLPVAAEPVAGSEYDLRTPRTVGALRLDTPFGDLDQDADGRAAVRLAHPSGAFGTDVWLGEGADYVQLYTGDTLPPDERRRAVAVEPMTCPPDAFRSGTGLISLGPGERHTVRWGITPWGE
- a CDS encoding sodium:proton antiporter yields the protein MTTNQVLIGVGVILVLAVGSQILAGRLHIPALIVLLPVGFAAGALIDDVAPEQLLGTAFSPLVSLAVAVILYDAGLGLELARLKGHTRRVVVRLIWIGVPITGLLGTLLAAPLLGMSARAAVMIGAILVVSGPTVVGPLLSFVRPKDRLQHILIWEGSLIDPVGGVLGALVFHAVVAGSRHHLGSGMERFLASMAVGAAGGAVGAALLWMLFRVLRLGEVLGTTAQLAAVIGVAAFCDVLRDDTGLIAAVVMGLAVANLPGMDVPARRPFFETLVSLILGLLFISISATVTPHSLRHVWLPALGLAAFLVLVVRPLVAVVSTLGTELTRSERGFIGWMAPRGIVAAATASTFSADLVAQGIGGASKILPATFVVIVATVTLYGLTASPVARRLGVVRPSRSRPLLVGGAPWVVDLGMALNAAGLEVLMWAGEDEQRESIRQAGIELAPGELLGAATGGAAELEGITAVYFLTAQDDFNALAAVLLRGGVEGPVHRLNAPADSHGVVAPFIGGEVLFGPDLTWPTFSRRYEDGAAVVGQPADDALRPGSDLLFLVRRDGRLDPVTEGSTPLPRPGDTAVLLTPGARGTDSPPE
- a CDS encoding chloride channel protein, translated to MAATDPLSLVRSRGYVVLLLIAAVIGVPISATAFGFLALVNKLQSLTYTDLPKALGFHGTPNWWPVPLLAVAGLLVGPIVRYLPGNGGHEPARGFVASGPTPAVNLPGVALAALASLGLGAVIGPEAPLIALGSGLAVGGLRLTRKSFPKQATAVVGASGSFAAISTLLGSPLLGAFLLMEMSGLGGPMLGVVLVPGLLASGIGALIFTGLGSWTGLGTYSLTLPNVPHAATPDAAGFGWALLIGVAAALLGVGIRWLALRLLKLVEPRRLTATVLAGVVVGVIALLYAEWTSHPASGVLYSGQSGLGPLLSTNAQYSAGALVVLVACKAVAYSVSMAAFRGGPVFPAVFVGAAGGIALSHLPGLGVTAGLAMGVGAMSAAMLKMPMTSLLLATLLLGLEGLTVMPLVIVAVVASYVLTLRLTPPPTAAPATEQDAGGPPSG